Genomic segment of Vicinamibacteria bacterium:
CATGACGACGGGAAGAACGCGTTTGGCGCCTACGAGGCGAGCGAGAGAGGACAGGATACGGGTTCGCGCTCCGAGACTGTGCGTCGGCGGCGCGACGCCAGAGCTTCGGAGAAGCTCTGCCCATCGTCTCGCGTGGCGCTCCTCGGCTTCGGCGAGCCGTTCGAGAACGCGCCTACGCTTCTCGTCGTCCTCTTCACGCGCGAGCGCGCGGTAGAGGGCCGCGCCATCCATCTCGTTGAGGTAGTTGTTTCGGTAGCGCTCCAGGTCGGCCTTCGACGGATGGGCGGGCGCTTCGCTCATGACCGGATTGTACTCGAGGCTCCATCGAGGCCGCCGAACGTCTCGCTCGTGCTCCGGGCGAAGCTTGCCCCGAAGAATTCACTGCAGGGCGCTCGCGCCGGCGATGGCGATCGCCTCGTCCACCGATGGCGTGTCGCCGCTGACGCCGACGGCGCCGACGACCTTCCCGTCGACGAGTACCGGCACTCCGCCCTGAAGCGCTGTCGCCCCGGTCAGAGCGAGTGCCGCTACTCGGCCTTGTGCGATCTGCTCCTCGAAAACCCGACTCGGTCTCCGGAAGATGGCTGCGGTACGAGCTTTACCGATGCCGACCTCTACGCTCGCGACCTGGGCGGTATCCATTCGAGATAGCTGAATTATATTGCCGGCGTCGTCGACTACCACCGTCACGACACCGACACCTCTCTCTCTAGCCTCGGACTCCGCCGCCGAGATGATCTTCCGCGCCGCAGCGAGCGTCAGGACTTTCTTGTCCATCAAAAGGGCATCATCGGAGGCAGGTGTCACCCTCGAAAAGGCTGCCAAACCTGCGAACACAAAACCGAGCACCATCGTCCTCATAGTCACCTCATCGGTTTGGATGCCAGGTCGTGCCGCCGGTTACCGATGCGAAGAACGAGCCGCTATCGTCGCGTCGCGGCCCGCGTACCGAGCGTGTCGCCGAGCGATTCAGCAAGCACGTGACGGAGGGTCCCCGCCGCGAGCCGCTGATTCACCTCGAGCTCGATTCCGATATAACTCGATTCGGGGACGGCCCGCCTTAGGTGGGTCGTCAAACCGTCGGCAGACCCTCGGTAG
This window contains:
- a CDS encoding heme-binding protein, translating into MDKKVLTLAAARKIISAAESEARERGVGVVTVVVDDAGNIIQLSRMDTAQVASVEVGIGKARTAAIFRRPSRVFEEQIAQGRVAALALTGATALQGGVPVLVDGKVVGAVGVSGDTPSVDEAIAIAGASALQ